From Anastrepha obliqua isolate idAnaObli1 chromosome 3, idAnaObli1_1.0, whole genome shotgun sequence:
aCGTGTGATCTGTCAAAGAAACCCTATGGGAAAAATATCTTATcaccttttatttatattataaaacaaaaaacaattcaatttcatAATTATTGTAGAGTTGAAATTCAATCCATAAgtacaaaacatttaaaaatttaattgaaattatgaaaacaaaTAGAATTTTGCAACTATTCATAGCTCTTTGAGCTCACCACAGCTATTAAACCTTCGGAGATATTCGACAAAATTACCAGAGGATGAAATTTGTTGTTAGGATTTTAGGCAGATATTAAGATGTTACAAATTGTATCACCGgggaataatattatataaaacgatttttgaagagCCCAAGCCTGGTGCTTCGTTATCTTAAATAAGGAAGTGTGTTGAAATCTCAGTCTCTTGATTTCAAATGAAAGGAGATATTAATGTTCCGTAGGGCTCTTCGAGTGTGTatctgccatcaaaaagcttATGTTGCATCACCCTTACACTGGTAAGTGTTTAGTGACTCCTTATTTGACTCCAgcgaattttattatatatataaatacaaaaccgtacaccaatggacatctcgcgcagggctgGGGATAAACGCGAAAAAAACGGGCATGATACTTTTGACCAGGAAGTATAAGGTCCCGGCGTGGAACCTCGCGAAggtaggcaacaacgaactacttctcaaagatcatgcgaGGTACTTCGGAGTAATGCTGGACAGTAAATCGCTGTGGAAGCACAGTGTTGACGAAatggtgaaaaaggccagtaatgcgctCTACGCATgtaaagaatgctgggcgttacttgagGTTTATCATTCtcactgatgcattggtgctacacggcagaAGTTAGATCGATATTTCTGTATGGGgtcttagtatggtggactgcaaCAAGAAAACTGCCACTGAAAAGGATTCAGCGACttgctgctctgtgcataacaggaaaACCACTCCagcggcggcgctggaaatgatactcagcatgccacctattgattTTAAGGCGGAAaatctggcagcgaaatccgcggggAAGTTAGTGcctgctggagtattcacctgtagaaccttcggacaTAGCTTAATAGGAAAGAGGAGTTCAGGTTGCATAGACTTTATGACTCCATACTTTAATTGGGACagaaggtttcgtactacaattgaaaAGGAGGGacggcacaaaggcatgaagcctggccataggacTTTTCATATCTACAgggacggctctaaaactttagacggagtgggagcgggtatttactgctcaaaactagagaTTAGAAAActtatcaagctgccagactaGAGAAGTATTTTCCAAgaggaagtttttgctgtgggaaaAGCtacggagctagcctacacaagaacaagaaagaactcaataattaatatatacgtggacagccaagcagcaataaaagcaataagcttaTATTGTATtcagtccaaaaatgttcaatggAGCAGGGATACCCCAGAAAGCCACAAACAGAAGGctgcacatctattgggtacctggtcacaaaagCATTATAGGAAACGAAATAgtagtgctgttagactaccatttgaacaagcgAACGACATactaaaaccgctaaatacagtatacaacgaaatggacgactacatgaaaaagcgaGTGGAAGATAGCTGGACTAATctaaccacatgcaaaacagcatcATATCCATTACATGCCGTACAAACAACTGACTTAATTCGTGCTTGCGCTCtcacgaaaggactgcagaactatcataggtatgccaactggtcataatctattggctgcacatatATATAATCTGTTCCGCAGCCGAACGGGTTCGGAATTCAgagtacgtaggttcaaatctccgtgaaacatcaaaaaaaagttttgtgttttttttaatagcggtcgcccctcggcaggcaatggcaaaacttcgggtgtatttctgacatgaaaaagctcctcataaaaaaaatctgccgttctgagccggcttaaaactataggtccttctatttgtgaaacaacatcaagaagcgtcgtgtacgcgccaaattcCGAAGACAAGCTATGCCTTTTACTATTGATCCCATAATTTCGATTCTAGTACTGCAGTCAGGCATGATAGCATCGCTTCTAAGCCTTATCTCATATCCATTACTTAATATCTCGAGTGATCTTTAAGATAAACCATAACAATATTATAGTAGTATTCTTTGAAATtacttaatatacatatatgcatataccaTATATTCCGTTAATAATCAAACTTAGAGAGGCACAGCttctgttaaaaaatttcaactaaaaaaCCTAAGTTCCATTAAGATAAGTCTCGCTTTAggctttgttatttaatttaatttttttttattatgtttcaaCAACATTTCATTGCCAATCAATCAATTCCAATCACTATCACAATTCTTCTGCTACATTCCATTTACTTGCGGAGCACATAGGCGGCGCTGTATGGGTAAGCGGAGTAGGCAGCGTAAGGTGAAGCATAGGCGGCATAGGGAGCAGCAACATATGGGGAAGCGTAGGCGGCAGCGTAGGGGGAGGCGACCAATGGAGCTGAGTAGGCCAATGGTGCGACGACAGCGGGCTTAGGTTCGGCGGCAGCGAAGGCGAATAGGGCCACGAATACGAGAGCAAActagaagacaaaaaaaatcattttattaggatcaaaaatttggtttaattgactgcaaataaataaacacttaAAGCATTGTGCAGGTATAGGAATACTTACGTATTTgaacattttgtttgttttttgtttggtagCTGTTTTACTGTTGTAGAGCAAAATTGAACTGATGATAAATTCGCTGAATACTTTAGCTTAAATACAATTTGGTTAAAGTATTGTTTTATTCTACAATCGTACAAACATATGCAAATACTTGTATGTGTACAAACATACCAATGTAATCACACATTCTATGTGGGCATATTAACTTAATATGGATATGCGAACTAAAATAAGAGCTCGGATTTTCTTGGCCTAAACACGTACCACACAGTCAGTGCCAACGTGCCTATTTACTTATTCAAAGCTATACATTTTAACTGTGTGAGGTCAATAAAAAAACTTCATTGGAAGACTTGCTTTAATCAACCCATCaatgtattttatgtatttaagttAGTCTTTTGCTTGCCGCCGTCATGCatactaaatacatactttttgaAACCTCGTTAAAGACAAAGGGTAATATTAGTTCAATCAGTTGTTGGACTATGTTATTTATTCAatgatatgcatacatatacggggcTGCAGGACCAAAAATACTAAGCCGTAgcagtattgaaaaaaaatcacaattcgGTGAATGGTGTGAAAACAAGTTTCATGCACACAGCGCATGTTTCCAGTGAAATATCATAGCCATAGTCATCAATAATACGCATTATTGATGGATCGATTGTGGGCTTAAAACGTTACTTATGTAATCACACTAAGATAAAATCAGGGCGCTCGAATTGTCACATCGGTGGACGTACGCAAAACTATTACGTGTTAGGTCAATCGTATTTCCTGAAGGGGATGTTGGCATACGAATGCAAGCCGATCAAATCACAATGGTTTTTAAATTCCAAAGCGCGTTGGATTGTATACTAGATTCTTAATAAATgtgaaattctaaaaataatttaaaaattacttgaaTTAAGTAAagcttggttgttgttgttgaaatggTTGGGTATTTCtgctgaaataatcctaattagcgaccagcaccgatttactaccactgtcctcgtgttatgatgtcttgtttttttttttgttttttgcttcgaAGTCAAACCCATTTAGTGAGCTCAAAGTATAGTAggaaattctttatctcgatgtttGAGATCTCAATAATT
This genomic window contains:
- the LOC129243102 gene encoding cuticle protein 16.5-like, coding for MFKYFALVFVALFAFAAAEPKPAVVAPLAYSAPLVASPYAAAYASPYVAAPYAAYASPYAAYSAYPYSAAYVLRK